From the genome of Streptacidiphilus rugosus AM-16, one region includes:
- a CDS encoding sugar ABC transporter substrate-binding protein, whose protein sequence is MKHPLKRVATATAVVSLVLVAAACGKAGSSNSSSTSSPTAGGTGAAASGSIGLLLPENTTTRYEQFDKPLFEAKVKELAPNVEVKYANAGGSPQTQAQQATTMINSGIKVLVVDAQDSAQIKSSVDAARAKGIKVVAYDRLAQGPIDAYVSFDNVKVGQLQGQGLLSTMGSKAVPTAKIVEIDGDSADPNAADFKNGFQGAVKGKLDIAYDASGLWKPDVAAQKATAAINQLGAANIAGFYSANDGMAAGVATSMKNAGLSSLPLTGQDAQLDAIQRIVAGTQSFTIYKAYKPEADAAAELAVGLLNGQIPSNIVNAHKTSGSGNVVPSDLLTPVLVNKANIKTTVIADGLYTVAQICTPEFAAACKSAGLS, encoded by the coding sequence ATCAAGCACCCCCTCAAGCGCGTCGCCACCGCAACCGCCGTCGTTTCGCTGGTTCTCGTGGCGGCGGCCTGCGGCAAGGCAGGGAGTTCGAACTCGTCCTCGACCTCGTCGCCCACCGCCGGCGGTACCGGCGCGGCGGCCAGCGGTTCGATCGGCCTGCTCCTGCCGGAGAACACCACCACCCGCTACGAGCAGTTCGACAAGCCGCTGTTCGAGGCGAAGGTCAAGGAGCTCGCTCCCAACGTCGAGGTCAAGTACGCCAACGCGGGCGGCAGCCCGCAGACCCAGGCGCAGCAGGCCACCACCATGATCAACTCGGGCATCAAGGTCCTCGTCGTCGACGCCCAGGACTCGGCCCAGATCAAGTCCTCGGTGGACGCCGCCCGGGCCAAGGGCATCAAGGTCGTCGCCTACGACCGCCTGGCCCAGGGCCCGATCGACGCCTACGTCTCCTTCGACAACGTCAAGGTCGGCCAGCTCCAGGGCCAGGGCCTGCTGTCCACCATGGGCTCCAAGGCCGTCCCGACCGCCAAGATCGTGGAGATCGACGGCGACTCGGCCGACCCGAACGCCGCCGACTTCAAGAACGGCTTCCAGGGCGCGGTCAAGGGCAAGCTCGACATCGCCTACGACGCCTCCGGGCTGTGGAAGCCCGACGTCGCGGCGCAGAAGGCGACCGCGGCGATCAACCAGCTCGGCGCGGCCAACATCGCCGGCTTCTACTCCGCGAACGACGGCATGGCCGCCGGTGTCGCGACCTCGATGAAGAACGCGGGGCTCAGCTCCCTCCCGCTCACCGGACAGGACGCCCAGCTCGACGCGATCCAGCGGATCGTGGCCGGCACGCAGTCGTTCACCATCTACAAGGCCTACAAGCCCGAGGCGGACGCCGCCGCCGAGCTGGCCGTCGGCCTGCTGAACGGCCAGATCCCCTCCAACATCGTCAACGCCCACAAGACCAGCGGCTCGGGCAACGTCGTGCCGTCCGACCTGCTGACCCCGGTGCTGGTCAACAAGGCCAACATCAAGACCACGGTCATCGCCGACGGCCTGTACACCGTCGCGCAGATCTGCACGCCCGAGTTCGCCGCCGCCTGCAAGTCCGCCGGGCTCTCGTGA
- a CDS encoding ATP-binding cassette domain-containing protein encodes MTSPLGPADPPKGFTSSGGPVLALRDVSKRFGAVQALTDVDLDVHTGEVVALVGDNGAGKSTLVKTVAGVHPIDEGVIEWEGRPVTIHRPQDAQHLGVATVYQDLALADNLDVVANLFLGREITSRGTLDEVAMEKKAQELLDTLSIRIPSVRIPVAGLSGGQRQVVAIARSLIGDPKVVILDEPTAALGVEQTAQVLDLVERLRHRGLGVILISHNMVDVRAVADTVAVLRLGRNNGTFPVRETTQESIISAITGATDNAVTRRQARSMEQRPEGDA; translated from the coding sequence GTGACGAGCCCGCTCGGACCCGCCGACCCGCCGAAGGGCTTCACGTCCTCCGGCGGGCCGGTGCTGGCGCTGCGCGACGTCTCCAAGCGCTTCGGCGCCGTGCAGGCCCTCACCGACGTCGACCTCGACGTGCACACCGGTGAGGTCGTGGCCCTGGTGGGCGACAACGGCGCCGGCAAGTCGACGCTGGTCAAGACGGTCGCCGGAGTGCACCCGATCGACGAGGGCGTCATCGAGTGGGAGGGCCGCCCGGTCACCATCCACCGGCCCCAGGACGCGCAGCACCTCGGCGTGGCGACGGTGTACCAGGACCTCGCGCTGGCCGACAACCTGGACGTCGTCGCCAACCTCTTCCTCGGCCGCGAGATCACCAGCCGCGGCACCCTGGACGAGGTCGCGATGGAGAAGAAGGCCCAGGAGCTGCTGGACACCCTGTCGATCAGGATCCCGAGCGTGCGGATCCCGGTGGCGGGCCTGTCCGGCGGCCAGCGCCAGGTCGTGGCGATCGCCCGCTCGCTGATCGGCGACCCGAAGGTCGTCATCCTCGACGAGCCGACCGCCGCCCTCGGCGTGGAGCAGACCGCGCAGGTGCTCGACCTGGTGGAGCGGCTGCGGCACCGCGGCCTCGGCGTGATCCTGATCAGCCACAACATGGTCGACGTGCGGGCGGTCGCGGACACGGTGGCCGTGCTGCGGCTGGGGCGCAACAACGGCACCTTCCCGGTCAGGGAGACGACCCAGGAGAGCATCATTTCCGCGATCACCGGCGCTACGGACAACGCGGTGACCCGCCGTCAGGCGCGCTCCATGGAGCAGCGCCCGGAGGGAGACGCATGA
- a CDS encoding sugar ABC transporter permease yields MTNPLVPSPGSDPTPPAAVPPPVDPRLLVRQEGWRGYVHEFKRKVRGGELGSLPVVIGLVIIWLIFSLKDSAYFKASNAEFIAYYMVGLGLLSVGLVFVLLLGEIDLSVGSVSGLAAAIYAVLSVTHHWNAWVAVVATLAAGAAIGALQGTIFAKIGVPAFVVTLAGFLAWQGVMLWLLGSTGTINLEDKGLNHYLSGNSYFLDGRVIGGYLLAGIAVVLMFVGQFTQQRRRKAAGVPYRPMGEVLFRTGALAVGAFLVAWVLNQASGVPNNLVLFLIVLVVCDFVLRRTTYGRKIFAVGGNIEASRRAGISVAMVRITVYGISGFFAALGGLAIAATTNAAGQAGADPNNLMMAIAAAVIGGTSLFGGRGRVWSALLGILVIESINSGLFMLGLTLDIQYMITGAVLLAAVIVDSLSRRTQKSSGRA; encoded by the coding sequence ATGACCAATCCTCTCGTACCCTCCCCGGGCTCCGACCCGACGCCACCGGCCGCGGTCCCGCCGCCGGTGGACCCGCGCCTGCTGGTCCGGCAGGAGGGCTGGCGCGGCTACGTCCACGAGTTCAAGCGCAAGGTGCGCGGCGGTGAGCTCGGCTCGCTGCCGGTCGTCATCGGCCTCGTGATCATCTGGCTGATCTTCAGCCTCAAGGACAGCGCCTACTTCAAGGCCTCGAACGCCGAGTTCATCGCCTACTACATGGTCGGGCTCGGCCTGCTCTCGGTCGGCCTGGTCTTCGTGCTGCTGCTCGGCGAGATCGACCTGTCGGTCGGCTCGGTCAGCGGCCTGGCCGCGGCCATCTACGCGGTGCTGTCGGTCACCCACCACTGGAACGCCTGGGTCGCGGTGGTGGCCACCCTGGCGGCCGGCGCGGCGATCGGCGCGCTGCAGGGCACGATCTTCGCCAAGATCGGCGTGCCCGCCTTCGTGGTCACCCTGGCCGGCTTCCTGGCCTGGCAGGGCGTCATGCTCTGGCTGCTCGGCTCGACCGGCACGATCAACCTCGAGGACAAGGGCCTCAACCACTACCTGTCCGGCAACTCGTACTTCCTGGACGGGCGCGTCATCGGCGGCTACCTGCTGGCCGGGATCGCGGTGGTGCTGATGTTCGTCGGCCAGTTCACGCAGCAGCGGCGCAGGAAGGCGGCGGGCGTCCCCTACCGGCCGATGGGCGAGGTGCTGTTCCGGACCGGAGCGCTGGCCGTCGGGGCCTTCCTGGTCGCCTGGGTGCTGAACCAGGCGAGCGGCGTGCCGAACAACCTGGTGCTCTTCCTGATCGTGCTGGTCGTCTGCGACTTCGTGCTGCGCCGCACCACCTACGGTCGCAAGATCTTCGCGGTCGGCGGGAACATCGAGGCCAGCCGCAGGGCCGGTATCAGCGTGGCGATGGTGCGGATCACGGTCTACGGGATCTCCGGCTTCTTCGCGGCGCTGGGCGGTCTGGCCATCGCGGCCACCACCAACGCCGCCGGGCAGGCGGGCGCGGACCCGAACAACCTGATGATGGCCATCGCCGCGGCCGTCATCGGCGGCACCAGCCTCTTCGGCGGCCGCGGCCGGGTGTGGTCGGCGCTGCTGGGCATCCTGGTGATCGAGTCGATCAACTCCGGCCTGTTCATGCTGGGCCTGACGCTGGACATCCAGTACATGATCACCGGCGCGGTGCTGCTCGCCGCCGTCATCGTGGACTCCCTCTCCCGCCGCACCCAGAAGTCCTCCGGACGGGCGTAG